The Platichthys flesus chromosome 5, fPlaFle2.1, whole genome shotgun sequence genome contains the following window.
tcacTATTCAAGAGCGAAGAGCAGGGCCTTTTGCAGCTGAGACAAAGTAcagcaaaatgtttttttaagctGAACAGTGGTTCAATGTTACACAAGTGTGCAACAATGGCAGCTGAGAAAGTCATTATTGGCTCTCCTGTGGGAGAAAGCTCAGAGCTAGATGACATGAGTTTAAATACGTTTTCAATACTACAACTTACTGAATAACGGTTGATGTTACAGTCTCTGCTTTTGCCACCTGGAGAAGCTTCTTACATCTTCAGTTGATGCGAacaccaagctgctgctgctgcatctacAGAACCTCCTTTTTAAGAGAGCGAGGTTAATGTAGACATTGCTGTCGATTGGGCAACACATCTGGCACACCCACCAAATGAGAGAAAACATACCTCAAAGCCAGTCGCACCACGTCCTGAGCAAACATGTCGTTCAGCCAAGAGCAACACAGTGTCAGACGTCTGGAGATtaaaactgtaagtgtaaatctATCACAAATGGACATGGCCACTTGCTGAAGGGAATGGTGAAGTCTTTGTCACATCATCAGCTTCTATGAAACAAATGATGGAACTGCAGACTGATTTCAAAGGACGTGTTCTCGCCCTGAAAAATCTAGGGTAAAATCAGAATGAGATGAAATCATGTCAAAAACATAaaacctctctgtctctctcttcttagcttcctagatccaTTTCCTTTCCCCTTCTATCACACTCATGTATCATGAAAccctcatttctctttttggagTTTCTCTCAGCGTTCACCTTGTCATTGTCACCACCTTAAATAAGCCTCTCTGACCTCTGGCTTGTTCCAGCTTCATTTGCTCGACCCCTCTGGCAGCGTGATGTGGAGAGGAGGCGAGTTAACAGATGGATGGAAGTGACGGCTTTTTGCTAAATGAGCACACGAAGGACTTTTTCATCCCCTGAGGTCACGCTGCCTCTCACATCTGCAGCTGACGGAGAGTGCGGGCTGTGTGAGTTGTCACCGACCTGACAGGTGAGGAGCAACGGTAGAGAGGGCACAGGGGGAATCACAGTGCTTCACCCAATCTCATCAACTCCAAATCGAGCCATAAAATCCATTTTCTGAACCGATGTGACTAATGTTAAGTGGCACGACGTGGATCAGCTGTTGTAGTTGAGCAGACTGATGACAGAGGCGAGCAGCCGAGAGAGGGGAATCGTGCTCTGCAAAAAATGAGCAGCTCTCTCTGCAGTGATGCCTTCTACTGCGCCAAACACACTTtcctggaaagagagagaaataacacacacacatacatgcaaacacatgcagagacaccGACGGCAGCGTGTTGTGTTTCACCTCGTCTCCGCCAGTGTGTGAGGAGCCAGTACTCAAGCAGCTCTGATATGTATGCTGTAACAAATAGTGCAGACTTTTGATAAGTCTAGGATAAATGATAGCTTATGGGTTTTCTTCTTTACTAAATAGTATTTCTTATACACAGATCCCCACTGAACACTGTTTCATTGCAGGAGGACAAaattccctctcctctctctgggaACAAAATGTCCCCCAACTTTGATTGTGTAATCAAAGTTGATGCTTCGGCAGTTCTAGTTTCCCAAATCAACCGAGTATCCCCTGAAGTAACAATATCCACTCCCTCGCCAAGCTGGGAAACACAAGGTGACACTGAAGTGATCACAATTTGGAAGAAACCTACGTGATTGGACCAAGTCAGATTGCAGATGCCTTGGTTCACCTTCTGacaatgtgttttcacagaaaaaagGACTGTGGATCTctgttacctctgccaaggaggttctgttttcataggcatttgtttgtctgtttgttagtcaCTGGACGGATAACTGTAGATTAATGTATCTTGATTATAGAATTGTAGTTTATATTTAGGGGGCTGATGTTGATTGAGTAGATTTAAATGTGCCTTCataagaagaagagaaggtCCCGTCCATCTCTTTTTAGATTTAATTAGATCGACCAACGGTTAGATACTTTACTCTTAGGCTAAAACAGGAAACCTGCAAATAGAAACAAGCTCAGCGTTTATATTTAGCTACATATTAGTCTATCTATTTCACTTTCTATCATATGATTAGGTTATTAAATGAATGATGACTCGCCTGTCAAAGCTGATCTGTTCTACATGTGCCCAGGATGTGAACAGCTCAGACTGTTCAAGCCAATGAAACTGGATCCATTCAACACAACTCAGACTTGGCAATCAGTTCAGTACATGAAATACTACTCTCCTCTACACAGGCCAACTTGCAGACTCTTTTACTATCACATCCCAATTCAGAGCGACTTGAACATGAttaataataaagatacaacTATTTCCAAACACTGTATTAGAGGTGTTCATTTGAAAAATAGTAAATATAACTGGCCTCATTACAAAGTTCTCATTTAACAAATATTACAACTAAATTCAACCAGAGCTTGATCACGCCAGAATTCTTGCAAGCTCTGCCATTCAGTGAAAGAGTCGCTGCACCACCATGAGAGGAAATGGGTGAGAAATGACAAGCAAAGGCCCAGGAAAGAATTTGGCCTCAGGTTGTGAGGCTATAGCGTAAATCACAGCGGCATAAACGTCGGGCTGACACTGCAGGGAGATGTATGGCTGCATCTGGTGGAGGCATGTTGGCTAAACTTCAAGTTTAAGATGGAGTCTGAACTGCACATGCAGCACAgggtcccactgctcctccCATGTGTTCTCACTGTTTACCTCgaacacaaatcaaacatatCTGAAGGCTCCGAccaccaccagccccccccaaGAGCTGCTTATTCCCTctccctgcagcagaggaagaagactGCACCTCTCCGATTGGTTGACTCTGTGTGAGGAGCGTGAACAGAGcctgtctctgctctgcttgGACGACCCTGGAACCTTTTTGTAAACAACATGCAGCTGTGAGTCATGTAGGACAAAGAGTTCACTCCTTTACCGAGGCTGCAACTGACTGCGAGGGAGGACTCAAGTATCAGTAAAACTCTGAATCAGTTTCAGGGCACTGAAAAGTTGAATTCTACTAAAAAAAATTTAGTACAAAGCACGGAGCTCAAGAAAACTaatcaataataaattaatacCTGTTCTTGTCTCTTTAATGTGGTGTATTTATCTCTATATAACTGGTGCTGGATCGtccaatgtgttttttcttcagtcTACTTTAGTGTATTTTCCTCTGTTCTGAGTCACCTGCGCTGTCTGTTTGGATGGTGTGTAATCTTCTAAACTATTTCCTCAGTTTTTGTATCTTACATGGATGTTTAATATTCACAACTCTGCAAGTTCTTGAATTCTTATTTATGTCatatccatcaatccatctatccatccatctatccctccctccatctatccctccctccatccattcatccatccctTATCTATACCGCTTGTCCTTTACGGGTCACAGAGGGAGCTAGAGCAAATTCGAGCAGATTCTGGGTGAGGGGGACACATTCTGTACTAAATAcaattgttttcctctgtacATTTACTTTGCTTGCACTTGACTTAAATGTGGTGCAAATGTATGAATTATTCTTGTCAATGTTGTACACGGCTCAAACAGTTATTTAAGtgaagcaaaacacaaaatgttctTCTAACAAAGATACTTTTCTATAAGACACATTCATCACAGGTTTATTTGCCCATGTGTCATATGCAGTTTAATCACATTGTCATgcaagtgttttcatttcacaataaaaatgaattatgaGTGAACGTGTTTTTGTATAATATAAAAGAAgaatatgtatttattctttaCAGCCCCATTACTCATCTTGTGACCTGTGAAATGTTTAATACGATGCCTCGAGGGAACCACTGAAGCAGAAGGCTTTGAACAGGCTGACTCATTCTTCCTCCTTACTCCTGAAAGCCACAGAGCAGCTGGCAGGCATTTCACTGTTTTCCACAAGGACACTTATGCAGGGCAGATGATTGCCAGCGAGCGTGTTTGAAGGCTGTTCTTTTCTGGTTGGAGTCGCCCCGCTGCCACAGAGCCGAGCCAAACAGCAGCACCGAGACACCAAATGACAGCGTGGCCCTCGGCAGCAAAGGCTCGTCCATGATTTGAACCCTATCTTTTACCAAGTACGAGGGGCCCCCTCATGACATTCTAATTCAAATGCTGGCTGCGACCACAGCGAGTGATATTTTAACCAGGAGGCagtcaaacatttttttcatcctctgtaaacatttatttgcCTTCCTAAACAGATGCCGCCTTGTGTTAAGGCAGGATTAGTTTATCCAAGCAGAATTCACAGTGCGTTTTTTAAAGAGGCACCGAGGTTGAAACTGAGCTGGTAATTACTGTTTCTATCCTCGTATCATATGTACACGTTTAGATCTCATGTCACATGGAATGTAGCCTACACATAAAACAAGATGATGGTGGTGTTTCTGTAAATACTGTCAGCAGGCTAATGAATACGCTGCAGGGGGAACATAAACCGAATCGGCCTCCTGCACTCAAATGTAGGTTAAAGTTGTACTGAAGCAGCAAGGCCTGCTTTATAATCAAATAGTACACTTTCAGCAATGTGGCCACTTAAAGCAAAATGACTGAACCCAACTTACAAACACATTGGATGAAGTGATGCCTTCGACCTCCCTGTGTTCCCACACAGATGGGGCGGCTTTTCAAAGTAATTCATCTTTTGACAACTAGGCGGAGCTGAGAACATACTTAAAAAGACTGAAGGAAAAGACGGTTCACATTTAGAAAGTCACACACCTGAGTTTTAGATTCACTCATGATGTAAAAATAAGGTAAATGCTGTGTTCTGGTCAAATTACATTACTGTTACAGGCTTCagtatgttttattaaatgtgttttacaggATATGGAATTACATGAACATAGTATATACAGTCAGTGCATTATATTTGGTTAATATATGTATGTGTCCAAACAACCATTCTATCATCAGTGCTTGTGAACATTTGTGAACTGACAGTCCATGCAATatggatttattatttattcatatttatatattatttcataATAAGGACAATACAGAAGTCTCACACAGTCTGTCCACTTGAGCTAACCACCCAACACAAtcatgactgtttgctgtcctggctccttaaTGCTGGAACAAGCTCCCCAGTGACTTCAGGACTACACCTTggttaattaattattaaaattgtACTAAcatgattcttgttgttctgggtttgtacgcTCATGATTGAATGCAGTAGCTttgaataaaagcatcagctaaatgatatgtaatgtaatataatgctgtcctctgtgatgtttttaaatcaaccaACTTTCCGGTCCAGAGTTAGGATTCCTATTCTCAGCTGTGCAACCACAGACCAGACAGCATACGGCTGTGGGCCACTTGAGGGAGACAAGCTGCTCTTCTGGCTTTCTTATGTCACCAACAAAAGGGCTGTGAGCCATTTCACTTGTTAAATAGAAAATGCAGTCAAAATATTCCCAAAACAAATGTAGGCCTTTTTTGGCAACATACAGTGCTCTAGTCaaggtgtaatctggatgtgaaccttAAGTGGCCGatgtggtaaatggtgaatatggccTAAATAGCACACAACTAATTCTAATTCcacctttggttgacatgcAGTATTGCTATGGCTTACTTTTGGCCCAGATCTAGCAAACATGAGCAGACCGCTGAAGTGCCATCATGTCACATGGTATCTGGGCCTGATGTGGGATGTAGGATGTAAGCCAAATATGGGCAATGGCCCCTCGATAAGTTTGCTGTTACATAAGATTCCGTGCCATGAGTGTGCTTGAATTTAACATATGTTCGAAATATTGATTttagctttcttttttttatgtagcACATAACCTTCTTCTTATTGTGTTCAAGCTGCATTATAAATGATTTCAATACATATTATACGTAATTCAGCTTCCTCATAAACAGCTTGAAGTACTTTAGTCCGTGGAGAATTGTGAGATCTTTCATTGATATCACATACCACACGCCTTTTTGATGCAGGAATCCAAtccatattaaaaacaaaaaaacagtaaCTCATCCATGTCTCTAGAGTCATCAGGGTTTATCAGGATGTAGTCATTACTGGTAGAGAAATATATccgtgtgttttctttcttcctttccctTTAAAATAAACAGTCTATACTTTCCTCTTCAACAGTCCATCAATCTATCCTCCTGCCTCATAGACACACCTCTCCCTCCATGATGGCGCTGTACAGTTCATCAGTAACAGGCTCATAACTCCCGGCACGACtgttcagaaaatacatgtctTCACTCGTCTCCTGTGGCCTGTATCCCTCCCTCTGTAGCCGCATCTTCTGAATTTTGAATGTACCTGAGGACAAAAGGTAATAAAGTAAGTTGACAgtactattttttttaaagtgtgtctTCACACGTCCTTGCCATGCTTCTCACCTGTTGTGTCAACAGATGGCATGAGCCGAAGGAACAGGGGTCGTGCGTAGGAGGGCAGGGCTTTCCTTACAGCCATCGTGAATGCATCAATGTCAAACGGGCCTCCTGCGGGAGCGATCGCTGCCATGCCAGCCTTTCCCTCCACACCTGCACACGGAAGGAGCCGGGGAGGTAACAAGCAGACGTGAACACAATCCAACACCCACGTTAAGCTGTCAATCTTTTTTTCcccgtgtttttttttgtctcacttCTACCTCGTACAGAAACTCCATAGACAGCAACATCAGAGTGTCCCAGCAGGCCACTGAGGACTCCCTCCACCTCTGTGGTGGACACATTCTCCCCTCGCCATCGAAACGTGTCGCCACTGCGGTCTCTGAAATACATGTAGCCATATTCGTCCATCACCAGCACGTCAcctggaagacagacagaggcagaaataATTAGAggtagaatgacactcagtagaaCATAAACCTCCACCCAGGTGAAATAGTCCCTTTTTAAgaatccacatttaaattcactggaccTAGAGTTGTATTCGGATctgcacagacaaaaacatcatcatcatcatcatcatcatcatcatcatcatcatcatcatcatcatcatcataatcttcttcataatcatcatcatcatcatcatcttcatcgtcatcatcatcatcatcatcattatcatcgtcatcatcatcatctccctATTGTGGAATAAGTAGAATGAAGGTTGAAGTCTGTCGTGTTGATGAATCATGAATCTATTTCTGAAAAACTAGGATAAGTCATCCTGAGTAAATGTGGAAATTCTGAACTTAATTAAAGAATCATCATGAGCAAAGACCAAACAGTGTGAATCACCATGAGTGCAACAGTGTCTgcgttttttgtgtgtgtctgacggGATGAGCAAGTTCTTTTCAATGATAATATAGTATTATCATGACCATTAATCATCACAGGGAGCTGGAGCCTATCCCATTCTACTGTAGGCAGGGAACACTGTTTTCTATTAAGGTTCCCAGATTGTCATCAGTGACTCTCCTTCACCTCAGGGCAACTTAAAGATTCTAATGAATTCTGTGTGTCTGGACTGCGTGATCATCCTTCTTGTGACTGTATATCAAAGAGACAGAATAAAACCTGCCTGAGATATAAGCAGAGTCTCCCCTCTTGAAAACATTGTGAGCTATTTTCTGATTGGTGGAATCCTGATCAGCGTAACCATCGAATCTCCTGAGCGGATCAGCAGGGTTGATGAGGCCCACTAGCATCCCTGGCTCAcctgcagagatggagatgtgggagaaaaacatttcatattcaaaATTCAACATTCATAACAAGTTTTTTCATATCTGGCTGTGGGGGAGCTCACCAGGAGGACAAGGTACACAGAGTCCTTGTGAATCCCTGTGCAGCTTCCCGTCCTCCTGCATCCTGACCAGTCTGATGGGGTAGAAGTCGGGCAGGATGCGGCTGCTGAAGCCACACGACCCCACCTGGACATGTGAAAACACATGAACTGAGATGGAACGAAGGTGAAAACTCTTTTCAATATATACTAAGAGAAAAAGTTTCAAAATAGTATTGATGGTAAACAAACTTATAATAGTGAGAAGTCTCTCATTGCCACAACTGCACTCTCTAACTGTGGGCCTGCTTTATAACATACGTTACACAGCAATAACCGGATCGAGGGCTAGCAGCCATTAGAGATAACTAGCTTGCCATTCTCAGAGTGGACATTATGGCAAAGCCACCGAAACAGGACAATGttggaggaaacaaagaagaggaaagaaaggaatgaTAGAGTAAGAAACCGAGCAAGAGTGAATATCGAACGATTTTTGATGTGTTGGAAATGGCTAATGGGGCCTAATGATGCGGGACAGATGCTGACCTGGGCATAATTCTTGATTGTTTGCTATGCCATGTGAGGATCTGCTCCCCGTTTGACTGTGTAGGTAAGTTGATGACTGGCATCATCAGAAGCAGGTAAACTCATTTGAATGGAGGTTTAGCAAGCTAGCCAaacaatttgattttatttgagaCACATCATGCTCTGACATCACAAACTGTGTTGGCTACTCACTTGCTGCGTCAGCTTGTTAGCTTGTATGCTACTGTTCTATTCTAAGGTGCACAGTGAATGTGCAAACGTTTACTACCCGGCCCAAAAAAATGTGTGAGCCTGAATGTGAAACTTACTTCAGGACAGGATTAGAGTTAGAAACGCTATGAAGAGCCTGCTTCTGAGCTTGCCAGTTTCATCTCTGTCAGCTTGTCAacaaatgcgtgtgtgtgtgcagctgcgtGCTAGGGAGGCTCGGACTGCAACTTCAATTTACAACAGCGGAAAAATATACCCCATTGGTAGAGGGGGATAGTCAAGAGCGAATCTTGCATTGTGTCGCTTTAATTCATAGCAAAAAGCACGGACGCACCTTTCCATCTATGTTGATCAGGCTGCAGTTGCATTCGGTGGCACCATAAAATTCCCCAACTCTTCGGATTCTGAATCTCTGGACAAACTCTTCCCACACAGATTGACGGAGGCCGTTACCAAAGGCAACACGGACTCGATGATGCGCCTCAGATGGGCGGACCGGCTGAGCCAACAGGTAACGGCAGATCTCCCCGATATACTGGGTCACCTAAACATGCAAGACAGATCAATATGGCCGTCAATAATTTGACCAGTCAGTATTGATACAGGAGCATGTTTCCTATGTCCCGGTGAGTACTCACAGTGCAGTTGTATTTAACACAGTCATCCCAGAAGTGAGAGGCCGAGAACTTTCTCCTGATTACAACAGTCAAACCAAAGAGCAAACACTGTCCTACACCCATGATGGTTCCTGTAAACATTCACATgaacacatactcacacacaaacacaactagtATCAATTCAGAAACCAAGACAGAGGAAACTAATTCAGGTTTTCTAAAGCTTAACATGTGAGCCTATACTTTCAGTAAACTGgtcagaaacacacatctgtCCCATGTGCTAGGAGAAGCCTACTAAACCCAGGGTCAGGAGGATGTTATCAGCCTTTTATTTCAGTGAGCCAAAGAGAGTGGAGCCAAGTCTGTTCACATGACTGACACCGAGGAAGAAAACATGGTGCTTGTAGTGTTTTTTGGCAAGGTCACAAGGCAGGGGCGTCGTTAGCCCTGGGCGTCCGGGGCTTTAGCCCCGGATGTTTTATGAATAGCCCCGGATCAATTTcgcatcaatttttttttttttttaattatagccCCGCGATAACATTCGCTGATTATAAAGCAAACGTTTTTCCAAAGCAGTCATGTATGTTTTAGAAAATTTTGATGAATTGCTCCAGTTTCTCCCCTGGCCATAGAACGGGCAGCATACCCACATTGCGTTGGCATAGATAGCAACCATCTCTAAGTGAGGAAAGTCAATGTTCGCCCCTGGGCTAAGCCCCCGATGTCTCATGATCCTAACAACGCCCCTGTCACAAGGTAAATCTGTCACTTAGGAAAAATATGAAAGCGACTGAGGCCTACCAGCAGAATGATACAGGGGGAGGCAGTTGTATATGATGTCATCATGTCGCATGCCGAAGGAATGGAAACCAAAGGCAGCGATGCGGAAGTACCTGCCAAGAAAcacattgattcattgattgatgTTCACCTCAGGTCATTTCACCAGGAGACACCGCTGGCTCCTGATTCAAATTGAAACACTTGTTGTTACCAATTAAATATGGCTTCATGATTTTAATCTGTCCCATGACCTGTACCTCtaatcggcttcacacttgacaTGTGTGTCGTAAATTGCCCGAGCCACACACTTGAACAGTTCTTCAGCAAGTTCAGTCGAATTTATGGAAAACAAAGACTATAAATCTgtattgcagataaaccaggtaggatgaacacacagttttctaacttcatttTGCACTccattgtttataaaaaaaatgctctgcacacaatgtccagAACAGAAAGAAGTGACTTTCAAAGAGCCCATTCCCAACAGGAAGGTTCAGAGTGGGCGCTGCTCTAGTTTTTTTAGTCCTCGTCTGTGTATTGATAATTCTTACGTAAGTGGAAAAGAGTTGATCAAATTCTTTAGGCTCTTTTGTCTATGAACATTGCTCCAAATGCTTCTACTGAGATAAGATCACAAATAAACTCACCGACTGTGCACCACCACAGCTGCCTTTGGCATTCCTGTTGTACCAGAAGTGTAGATGTAAAACAGTCTGTCTGCACGAAGAGAGCCATAAAACATAGCTGTTACACGAGCAGATTTTTCACAAGGAATTTTCACCTCCATGCTTTGTCTTTTGTGCCTCTTTGCCTTTACTCTGTATGACAGAGCAACAAGCAAAGACTTGACACGTAGCAATGTTGGAATGTCATGTGCTCACACAGGTGAAACAATACAGATAAGAAAATCAATAAGAGATAAGTTGAAAATATATGGCACGTTgtttataaatttaaaaaatatatataatgagaGAAATCAGGATACATATTGTCTTCTGCTCCTTAATAGATCTGGAACAAGGTGCACCTTGTATGCATGTTATGTCTGTGATGATTAAGGTTGGGTGACATGAGTTAAGATGTGATGAAAGTTGTGCTGTGAGAATTTGTGTGTCCCACGTTTTTGTTGATTCGAACGTTAAAAGTCAAATGCCGTGACACAGACAAAGCTGTCTCTGTACTTTGACGGTACCCAGAAATATTATCTTTCGCATCACACTGGAAGTTTTCATGGGAATCAATATGTGTGGGTGGATCACAGTCGTGTGCAGTCATAAGTCTCATAAGAAGACCATAGATTGAAATCTATCAGTGAGTAGTTTTCCCCTTGCAGGCATAGACTTGCATCTGAGAAGAAGGTGTTGCAATCAAATTTGATATGTAACACACGTCTATATTATGGCAACACAACCATACCCACACACTCTGCAGACCCTCACCGTTAAATTCCTTCCTGAGCTTGTAGTTTGGCGGGTGTTTGGGCGAACTGGCGAGCAGGGCGTCAAGGTTCTGGACACgaagcttcacctcctcttcctcctgctgctgctgccgctgctcacCACAGCTGAACAAAACCATGCTGGGCTGCAGAGAGCTGCTCACCTCGGACACAGCTTCAGCATCACCAGAAGTTTATAGTTAGGAATGTGAAAGCAACATGATGCCACCCATTATTGCATGAGAGCTGAGAGCAGCAACGTGACTTCATTTATGATCTGTTCCCACCTTCCGTCAACTCCGTCCCAAACACCAACGCCCGAGCACCGGACACACTGACGCAGTGCAGCAGGGAGCGCTGTCGAAGGTTGTGGTTGATGAGTGCGGCCTCCACGCCAACCGCAGCGAGACCCAGCCACAGAGCCACCACTAGAGGCTGGCTCTCCATGTAGAGGGCCACCACGTCCCCCTCAGCCCAGCCTTGTGCCAGCACCCAGTGGGCCACAGCATGGCATcgctcctgcagctccctgaAACTCCAGACCTGGAACAGAGTGAAGAGTGACAATACAGTCTGTGCAGGGTGTTTGTGattcatttccatttccaaCATGTCTTTGTTGTCCCTAGCTAGACTCCTCACCAAATCTCCTACAAGAGAGCATGTTACTCCCAAATCAGCTTCTCCTCATTGACTCATAACTTCCAGTAAATTTTAgaattgatttattaattacTGCTGCCTTTTAAGGCCCGTTCTGGATAAGCACCAAAGGTTATTTTTCGGATCTTTTACCTGGGGCCCTACTCGTCATCCCACAGGCTCGGCTGAGGACCAGAGATAAACAGGCCTTATTTTCAAGGTTTCCAGTCTTTGAAACAATCTCCCTGAGGAGCTCGGTCTGACAAACTCAGACTtatcctcttttaaatctctcttaAAGACACACTTTTATTGTTGTGCTTTCTCCTAGTTCTGATCTTACCAACTAATGTAatcatttaatgttttatattatcttgtttttactcttttctcatctgtaatAATTTGTATTTCCGTATCTGTGCCTTCAATTGCTTTTAATTGTCTCTGCTTGTTTGCCTCCAATTTTGAAAGGTGCttttcaaataaagtttattataataaattattGGTATGTCCTCACCTCTCCTGTGGCCTCGTAGATCAAGGCTGGTTTGTCGGGGTAGCGTGTCACTATCTGGGCAAACAGGGAAGGGATGGTACTTCTTCTGCGCAGATTACTCTTCATGGAAAACCTCACTCGCAGTATGACAACCAGACACCTTTCAATTTCACAGGAAGGATTGACAGTTACAAATAGGACTGaggtgaaaaacacacatgtacaagcATATCCACACAAACTACTTACATTAAGTCTCTTTTGATGGTGCGTAGAGCCACATGCATGAACTGACAGAAACCCCTCGAGGACATACAGAGCAGCAGCCCCACAGGGAGTCCCCAGAACAAGGGGAGAGACAGCAACTTTACTGCCCCCAAAACACTGAGGCACACTATGGCCCCACTAATCAGCTGCATATTGTTATCTGTGGAAATATAAACAGTGACTCCATGCAGCAAagcaaccaaaacaaaacacataacTAGTGATTTGATGAGAGGAAGCTCAACTGTACAGAAATGTCATCCCTCACCAATCAAAAAATTAAGAGAGCACTTGACTTACCTGCAGTAATTGACACTGAAGTTCCTCCACAGGTCCTTAGTAAAAGTCAGCTGAAGTTTTCGGTTGTGCCACAGTGCAGCAGTTCAGACGAGCTACCTGATGCGCGCAGAGCC
Protein-coding sequences here:
- the LOC133953187 gene encoding long-chain fatty acid transport protein 1-like, which codes for MQLISGAIVCLSVLGAVKLLSLPLFWGLPVGLLLCMSSRGFCQFMHVALRTIKRDLMCLVVILRVRFSMKSNLRRRSTIPSLFAQIVTRYPDKPALIYEATGEVWSFRELQERCHAVAHWVLAQGWAEGDVVALYMESQPLVVALWLGLAAVGVEAALINHNLRQRSLLHCVSVSGARALVFGTELTEAVSEVSSSLQPSMVLFSCGEQRQQQQEEEEVKLRVQNLDALLASSPKHPPNYKLRKEFNDRLFYIYTSGTTGMPKAAVVVHSRYFRIAAFGFHSFGMRHDDIIYNCLPLYHSAGTIMGVGQCLLFGLTVVIRRKFSASHFWDDCVKYNCTVTQYIGEICRYLLAQPVRPSEAHHRVRVAFGNGLRQSVWEEFVQRFRIRRVGEFYGATECNCSLINIDGKVGSCGFSSRILPDFYPIRLVRMQEDGKLHRDSQGLCVPCPPGEPGMLVGLINPADPLRRFDGYADQDSTNQKIAHNVFKRGDSAYISGDVLVMDEYGYMYFRDRSGDTFRWRGENVSTTEVEGVLSGLLGHSDVAVYGVSVRGVEGKAGMAAIAPAGGPFDIDAFTMAVRKALPSYARPLFLRLMPSVDTTGTFKIQKMRLQREGYRPQETSEDMYFLNSRAGSYEPVTDELYSAIMEGEVCL